The genomic stretch ATACTCATCTGCATAATACTCTTGCCGTCCACGCTGTTTTCGTTGTTACTGACCGTAATATCGCACTGAAATGTGTTTGCAACATCGACAAATCGCATCGCGGGGCGCATATGAAGTCCATCCGCATTTTTTATCTCGACTCCTGTTTCACAAACCACTTTTTCCAATGTATTTTCTTTCGCCCGCATTGTGGGCCTATTACATTCACAAATTTGTATTATTATAAAGACGGGTTTTCATCAGCCTCTCTGAGAAGGTCCTCAATCTCTGCGGCATCTTTTGATTGCCTGAGGAACTTGCGGAATTTCTCTTCCTGCAAATGCTTAAAAACGCTCTCCATTACCTGCAGGTGTTTATCCGGGTTGTCAACAGGGCTGATTATTAGTATCACCGAATAAACCGGCTGTTTATCCAGCGATGAGAAATCTATACCAGCACTGCTTTGACCAATAGTGGCGACCACATCTTTAACCGCTTTATGTTTCACGTGAGGCACGGCAACACCCTTGCCCATGCCCGTGCTTGCCTCATTTTCTCTTTTTATAACCGCCTTAATAATTTCTTCACAATTTCCCTTGCCGAGCCTGCCGGCTTTATGAAGGGCCGAGACAAGCTCTTTTATTACACCGTTGCGGTCCTTGGTTTTCAACTCCGGAATTATTGCATCAAAACAGATAAAATCTGCGAACTTCATTTCATCTCCTTGCAGTTAATCTATAACAAGTCTGTCTGATTGAGTAACATACTGTTGCGAAATGGCAAGTTATGCCTGCTTTGTCCCTCCCGCATGCTTGTTATCGCGTTCCTTGCCTTTTTTTCTCCTGAGCTGTTCTTCAAGTTTATGAACAGCCGAGTCGATACAGCAGTAAATGTCTTCACAGGTTTCGCTGACAACGAAAATTTTACTATGTTCACCCCTTGCGAGCATCTCCACGCTCGTTTTACCGCTCTGTTTGCCGTCAATAATCACCTCGACCTGGTTGATGCTATTGTAGTACTTAGGAAGCTTGGATGTCTTTTCTTCCGCGTACTTTCTGACGGCATCAGTTATCTCGACGTGTTTACCTGTTATAGTAAAAAGCAAAATCAATCTCCTTAAACTTTATTAGAGAGAAATTATTTTTATTTTTTAACTGTCGGCTCAAATATCGGCAAAGCTACGGTTTTATTGCCTTTGCTCAACTGCGGTGATATGACCCCGCCGCTAACGATAAACCTAATCGCATCTTCTATTGTCATATCGGCATCTATAACTTCATCTTTCGGGACCCATATCACAAAACCTGTAACTGGCGAAGGTGTAGTAGAAATAAAAACGGTCAAAAATTCTTTCTCCTTTTTATCTACTATTTTTTTAATCCCTGAGCTGGTAACCATCCCAATCGACCATACACCTTTTCGCGGATACTCAACCAAGACCACCCTCGAAAACAACTTTTCCTGCTCTTCCGGTTTCAACAGGAAATCAGTAATTTGTTTTACGTAAGGGTAGACCTGCCTTAAAAACGGTGTATTCATTATGAACTTTTCAATCACTCGCCACAGCGTTTTGCCCACAACGCTGGCCACTATTGCACCTACTATGCATACCACAATCAGCGATATAAGAAAACCCGCTATAGACCCCCA from Phycisphaerae bacterium encodes the following:
- a CDS encoding HPr family phosphocarrier protein, which gives rise to MRAKENTLEKVVCETGVEIKNADGLHMRPAMRFVDVANTFQCDITVSNNENSVDGKSIMQMSMLAATCGTKLKIKAEGADAQQAINALQELVEKKHFDEPTPDERKKN
- a CDS encoding PTS sugar transporter subunit IIA, with the translated sequence MKFADFICFDAIIPELKTKDRNGVIKELVSALHKAGRLGKGNCEEIIKAVIKRENEASTGMGKGVAVPHVKHKAVKDVVATIGQSSAGIDFSSLDKQPVYSVILIISPVDNPDKHLQVMESVFKHLQEEKFRKFLRQSKDAAEIEDLLREADENPSL
- the raiA gene encoding ribosome-associated translation inhibitor RaiA gives rise to the protein MLFTITGKHVEITDAVRKYAEEKTSKLPKYYNSINQVEVIIDGKQSGKTSVEMLARGEHSKIFVVSETCEDIYCCIDSAVHKLEEQLRRKKGKERDNKHAGGTKQA
- a CDS encoding DUF502 domain-containing protein; translation: MRDRGRFKSYFLRGLAVLLPTILTIWIFVWGYKFIQENISVYINRGIVRLVMFLQDGQQYLTEENMVRFWVDGWGSIAGFLISLIVVCIVGAIVASVVGKTLWRVIEKFIMNTPFLRQVYPYVKQITDFLLKPEEQEKLFSRVVLVEYPRKGVWSIGMVTSSGIKKIVDKKEKEFLTVFISTTPSPVTGFVIWVPKDEVIDADMTIEDAIRFIVSGGVISPQLSKGNKTVALPIFEPTVKK